Part of the Uloborus diversus isolate 005 chromosome 2, Udiv.v.3.1, whole genome shotgun sequence genome, cattgactggtcaacaataggggtgtgtttgaatagctgataaagagatagggtcattttaattcCTTTCTGCTGATTCTCTTGAttattgaagcttaaaagcaattactaaatggatcttcagcattttccacaactttttctttgtttcttatcttttgggttttccGGGTCCCCaggacccgaattttcgcggaagttgcgtcccctttccgcgaatttgcgtaaaaaacccactatagcgcgtaaacgcgaaccctgccCAAGATCAATGACCTAAACCTTCAAACTTCAAACATCACAAAGATCCACCCAAATCTAAAAATTATCACTAGTTACCTAACATATTCAATGTAAGACAAAAGTTTCTTCAGGTATGTATTCACATAATGCTTAAGGAAAGCTCTTACccatagacatggaaaccggttcGCTCGCGCTCtcttaactagatggatcatcctgtggtagaaaagtgattccttttcaaCCTGCGATCGTCCGCCATTGGTAGGGCAAGAACTTTACACCGCGCATCACATAAGCTTACTATCGGTTCGTTTTCCGCAATTTTCtgggatttttctgttttaaaatagtactttcagtgaaagattttttttttttttttcaatttgaaaaaaaaaaaatcctcaaaataatttttctgttcgAAATTAACTATTGGAggtaatttcaaaacagaaaatagatttcgcatcttctTAATTTGTAACTCATTCGTCATTCGGAATTATGCAAAACATTAAAGTATACTTTTGTCTtttaacgaaaaattaatttttgggtaACGGATAAGTCAGTTTTAATCACTACGAGGATTTTTTACGCTGCATCTCGTATTTTGTGTGAATTCtcgcatattttcaaataaagggaTTTTAAATTAACTCGGATATATCTGTGAAGTTTACtgcataaaatttgcaatttatgggtaaatttatatgtacttttggttggtaataaattataaatttaagaaatcaaaattgaTATTGAATGGCTTTTAAAGTCATGATAACATGTTTAATTACTCGTAATCAGAATATGTACTTTAAAttgcaagaagtaaaatttacaaaatatttttattgaacaaaaatggcaTAAGGTACATAGATTTGTAAATCTCACATCCACTTTCGGATCAGAATcaataacaaatattatgaaataaaataatatgtaacaCTTGCAACTAAATTGttgataaaacacgaaaatttgctATTAATTCTCTATTACGTGCAGGTTTTAATGGTGACAACTTTTCAACGCTATTTTTTGATTGATCTAAAAGTTTTTTgtccttaaaaatacaaaagactTTAGTTTTCGAGCGGTATCTGCCTGCATGCGTGTGAAAAATGTTATCCATTTCTCactgaaacttgctaaatttaaacttttcttaaaattacgagAGAACTACAAACTTCATATTTCGGTTACGGGGACACGAAGGCAAAAAATTTAAGAATCTAGACACATGATGTACTTAGCTCTTTCCATTGCTactaaatcatcaatatttttcGTTATTACACTATCGTATTGTTTCCTAGTATCTTTCAAACTTAAAGTTGAAGCATTAGTTATCGTTATATTGTTCTAAAAGCTagtaaattgcataaaactatACGTAATCAGCTTATATGTTAACTTAGTAATTGTTCATGTTTTACttcaagcaaaattaaaataaaatgctgtttggtataagtttatttatgctattttacACTTAACGCATAATTTAATCGTTATTAAagagtttttgttaatttttgtctgATTCTACTACGCTTACAATTGAGATTCTTAGAAATATGGTGACATCTAGTTTTAACATATTGGTTTGCAAGTAATTTTATTAGTTGAAGTGTATGCTCCCTATCTTTATCATCATTGCCATGATTGAtctctttaaataatgaaatgcaaGTAAAATTGGCTACCACTAAATTGACAATTttggttcttattttgaccacaCACATTTTTGGTAAACCTTTGTTAATATACTTACGGATACACTTTTCTGTTTCTGAGCAAATTTTAACACTATCCTTAGTCGGTTTCGTCAGCCCTCCTTTATTTTTCCTATCAAATAGTAGTATgcgttacaatatttttactcCTGTTGATTATTTAACCTTATAGTAGCTCAAACTAAATTCTACGCTTCTAAATACAAACTCACTCTTATCTGTAGAAAGATACATtgcttcctttctttgctctattcGTACACTTAAATGCTGAACACGAAGTCGGCATGATTGAGTTTCATCCACCTGAAAAAAGCTGAGAAATGAAGCAAATGGTGTTCAACCACCaatatacagtagtacctcctctatgggacacctccaaataagggacacctctatttaagggacattttttctggtcatTGGGAGCttcatgtatttgcctctgaataagggacactctatttaagggacagttacagagaaaacatgcaaaaattaatgcatacaaagtattgaatttactggaatttgaGTCTTTAACTCAATTGGAGAAAGGTTGACATGAACGTATACTGACGTATTCTAAAAGTCTTGCTAAAATTTATATGCCTGTTCATTTTCTCTCTGAGCACTTTATTCAAGTAGGCTAACAGCCGATGGATAGTCAACGGCCCACGAATAGCTTTGTGAAAAAAACTTGAGGTGTGAacactgattgaaatttatactgtattgaattttaaattgcatgaaatcaaataaattcatgtaagaaattacttcaaaatagttCATGTATCTTCCAAAACTTTAGGATaatcaaatttttgattaaattttaattatttaaagaataaattttgaaatttgaatggtTTTGAATTTATTCAGTATACAtaaatcattttatcattttatcttaaatgttaatagttcATGTTTATTACGAAATTATTCTGAATTAATATCTAATCATTtcatatacctccgaagaagggacatcTCTATTTAAGGGTGAAAATTttcggtccccttagtgtcccttattgagaggttctactgtatttgccCTCACAATGTCTGCCGCGTCTACTCCTAGGGAGAATCATTTTCCCCTCCGAACTTCGGTAGgctgatccatctagttaagtgagcgagagcgaaccggttcccatgtctatgcTCTTACCCCATGGATGCACTTCCTTCACTTTACATTTACCACTTTTTCACAACAGAGTACTCAAAACCCAGTTGtcactactccccccccccccatctaaaaataaaataaaaaacaaaaaaatgcaattttcttttgtttgattGAATGTAGTTTCAACCTGACATTTTTTTGAGAGAACTACACCCTGACCTCTTTCAGGCAACTTTCGATGTGCatgcccaattttttttttctttttttgcatttcccCATGGCATCCTTGCCcttacaaaatatattaaaacttgaTCACAAAAGCGAAAATCCTTGCTCAAGGAATAAAGGATGCTCCGGCATAGCAATGAAATGTAACTCTCTTGTTCCCCTTGTCAACTTGAATGGGTGTGGGCAGATTATATTACAAAACTTCaaacgtttttactgtaaaattcttTTGAGAAATGCCCTTTTATGGGAAACACCTTGCCGCTTGTTGGATTTAGAGGAAGCACTATGATGTTGCTAATGCATCCCGGTATGCATGCCAAAATAAACTTGATCAGCATGAAACTTATATTGAagattaattaaaacattaaatttgtaATGATTATTAATATCTCTCCTGAATAACTGTTCAgcaatttaactcaaaaattgtaGGGAAATTTATCATGTATAtctattttgaaactaaatgtttatGAAGATTAATTCTTAATTCTTCTTGTTTCACTTACTACCTGATCCGTACATCGTAaaacatcttcaatttttaattaatacaaaccACAGACAAACAGCAATTTCAGAACAATAACACTACACTGAATTGCTGCTAGCGTTCGTCATTTTCTCTTCAAATGCTGATATATGCTTGAAATATAactaaatttagaaataaaaagtttttaaacttacgGCTGATTGACGCCATGTTCTAAACAGTGATTTTAACAGTTATAGGTTAATCCAACGAAACCgcagttgtaaaaaaattaaaaacaaaagttgaTAAATTTAATGTATCTCAATAGAAAACAGACTATAAAAATAGCGATAACATTATTCTTGGAAGCAATGAATTATCTAGGattttgaatatttcttttaatttctcttttcatttttaCATCTAAACTTTCTCCTTGGCGCGAAAAATGACGTAATGACATGTTTGATATTTGATTGTGACAGTAGTAAataaagtcttcaaaatttcTACCGTGAACGTATCAAGTTTGGTTTAATTTATTGTGTATCACAAGTTAGgagatatttttatgaaaaactttctcacatggcttccttttttGATTTGGTTTCTCTGCTTGTCGGTCCCAACGAGAATGCATGTAATGATACGGAGATATTATTTCGagataaagaaaaagaatttctGTTAAATTTCATGGGCTCCGATGACTGTTTACCTTATCCGAGTTTGTTTATTTATGGCCATACTTCAACAGGGAAAACAATGCTAGTTACTCGAATCATGCAAGGTTTCAATTTGTCCCATGTATGGATAAACTGTCATGTTGCGTGCAGTTCACAATTGGTGTTAAAAGCGATAGTTCGAGAACTTTCTGAtggtgattcaaaaataaaagctctgaCGTTCTGTGACTTAgtgcaatttttgaaaagaacCCTCAAAGATAGATCTGAaactacatatttcatttttgatGATGTTGATGTTTTAAGGAAGGAAGATGCTTTCCTTCTAACATCTTTATTGAAACTCCAAGATTTGACAGGAGTCAATGTTTGTTCTATCTTTATATCTCAGTTACCCTGGGAAAAATTTAGAAATCAGATTATATCATTTCATCCTATTTGCCTTTACTTCCCAAATTATACCAAAGAACAAATATGTGAAATATTGAGTCAAGATTGCCCTCCTGACTATCAAAAGAATTTCTACAATGGATACATCAGTGTCATAATGAAAACTTTCTATACGGTTACTAGGAATCTTAGCGAATTGCGGCATCTAGCTCAAACATACTTTGGAAAATATTGTGAGCCCATATCCCAAGATCCTGACTATGAAATTAGTAGTCTAAAGTTATGGAAAAATATTGAACCAACTCTTAGAGAAGCAATGCATTCTGTGTATCTTAGAGAGATTTCTGGTACTACTTCTAACTGCAAATCTTCGAGTGTAAAGCAAGTAACGACTATAGGAACCGAAAAAGCATCTTCCACGATGTATTGTGTCACCAGGCAACTACcattttattctaaatttttgcTCATAGCCTCATATTTTGCATCTTATAATCCACCTAAAACAGATCTAAAACATTTTGTGAGAAACCAGGGaaaacaaagaaagaagaaagtttCGAGGAAAATTGTAAAAAGTCGTCATTTATTAGGACCAAACTCTTTTACGTTAGATAGGATGTTgtcgatatttttttcaatagtagGAGAAAGAGTTTTGCCTTCTGCTTTACTGTATTCTCAGATATCGTCTTTGGTCAGTATGCGCTTGTTGTGTCGTGTGTCAACTGACGAGCATTTAGATTGTCCGAAGTATAAATGTCTTGCGGAGTTGGATCTTGTAACTAAAATTGCAAAAACTGTCAGCATAGATGTTATGGGTTATCTTGATGATttcttatgagaaaaataaaattgcgaaaagttaaatgcaaaataaattgtcttcttagaaataataattttttttaattaaataagattgttttatatttattatataaaTGCCAAGAAATTAGTTATTAACTTCAGcaaaatttaaatcaatgaaaACTATTGAAGAGTTAAATGTGTACTTGTAAAGTGTATTATGGAATAGatatttacaaaacatatttCTGTACTGGAAAGGGTTAAAAGGGGGGCTACTagattagtaaggggactttcagatttagattataatACCAGACTTAAaaagcttaatatgtatagcctggagcagtGGAGAATCagagaggacatgattcagttgtttaaatttatcaaaacgaaagatgttaacagattaaaattttgcacagaaagcaggaaGAGATGTCATTATCGTCTTAAattattcaaatctcaggctaacctgaaaattaggaaaaattacttggTCGTGGgccagggtttccgctacggtcgcatttttcgcataatgcgaaaacactatctgaattgcgaaaataaagaaatgcattttcgcttttttgctcaaataaaaaataaactagttttttaaataaagaagaaatgtatgatcctagagaggaagcgtgcatggcgataatcaccttaatcttttttaaatcttagctaagatgtttaaactacaattaagttcaataattattagtcttatccagcattatgtcctCCCAAAAAcagctttattaggaggagggaaCTGCAACATTCTAAAcaccaatcatgttttctttttttatttaatgttttaaaaaaattgctgttgtacttatttcttcaaggatgtcacaaatgaaatatgaattttattttcaactggagatgaaacacattgaggcatatataaatatatgagaatgtgtaacattttagcattttgctaacatttttctatcaattttagcttttatgctaaagaacttttgaactcagcttaaaccctgtcgtgggcacttggaactgcTTACTGGTAGCAGCTGTAATGAGCAagagggtggatagctttaagagagccattgatcttcattggggacgaATAAACTGGCTAGGATCaatcagcctagctgggcccagagccttttgctggtcgtcacattatTTAAAAGTGATTGGAGAAATatcttttattataaaataacctTGGTTTAGTCCTGGATTAAAAGGTGCGGACCACTTACAGATATGAGCATAAGATgcaataaataagggaattaatcTTAAAATTTAAAGTGAAGAGGGAATGAttgtacatataattttataAGGATTAGATTCACTGGGTAAAATTTGGCATAGTGTAAGATCTCCACCAAAATTTCTTATATTGCCTGCTTGAAAATAACATGAAaggtagaatttcattttaaaaaaaagctatcttcaacctacttttttattttgcttccaGCAaccataaattttgaaattactttttatattagttagaattttgtttttaaagtacgAAAAATTATGATTCTTTAAAAtggctgtttatttattttcgcaGTTTGAACATGGATGTGCCCATTCTTTCTCCTAAACTTTCCTTGTGTTAATGTGTTGTGCTCTGAATGTTTGCATactctataaacgggtccttatgacaTGTGTGCATGgatgcccatatgcaaaatgttaaggggaggagggctcagatatttagcccccccccccccatatgggcacccatCAGGGTTCGCTGATATATCAATCGATATGTATCATGATatgcagtagaccctcgttttacgcagggtttacattccacggaaatgctgcatAAATCGATACCACGGAAAtcgagacctaatagtagtgttaaaataggggtctGGTTCAGTAGATTAAAAATTGCTTccttctagtgatgactaattgtagaataagtttaatgtgtacttataacGATTTTTATgtacaacatgtataaagaaaacaaagtaatttcgtgttttgtttataaagaagagctggctatgatagtcttttggaagtcattaagaatttttctctgtaattctttgaagtgcattaacgcatccatgatcagttgtctcatttccatgatagaagcttctttcactaacaaatcagaaagatcatttgtctaggaatggctcaaaattttcaatgtaaacgtTTTTTGGGTGTTTGTCATCAAAGTTAGTATCCTCATTGGTTTT contains:
- the LOC129217475 gene encoding origin recognition complex subunit 5-like, encoding MASFFDLVSLLVGPNENACNDTEILFRDKEKEFLLNFMGSDDCLPYPSLFIYGHTSTGKTMLVTRIMQGFNLSHVWINCHVACSSQLVLKAIVRELSDGDSKIKALTFCDLVQFLKRTLKDRSETTYFIFDDVDVLRKEDAFLLTSLLKLQDLTGVNVCSIFISQLPWEKFRNQIISFHPICLYFPNYTKEQICEILSQDCPPDYQKNFYNGYISVIMKTFYTVTRNLSELRHLAQTYFGKYCEPISQDPDYEISSLKLWKNIEPTLREAMHSVYLREISGTTSNCKSSSVKQVTTIGTEKASSTMYCVTRQLPFYSKFLLIASYFASYNPPKTDLKHFVRNQGKQRKKKVSRKIVKSRHLLGPNSFTLDRMLSIFFSIVGERVLPSALLYSQISSLVSMRLLCRVSTDEHLDCPKYKCLAELDLVTKIAKTVSIDVMGYLDDFL